A single genomic interval of Megalobrama amblycephala isolate DHTTF-2021 linkage group LG17, ASM1881202v1, whole genome shotgun sequence harbors:
- the kazald2 gene encoding kazal-type serine peptidase inhibitor domain 2 — translation MAYLLVILVLMLVSVSEPFHLERLGRFDWQKSLRPGEGCPKKCHPERCPDVRQLQGCPAGLVRDQCGCCWECGNDEGQLCDPEPRSGSTFYGRCAEGLRCRAPRRNPTGEPRAVCVCSKQEALCGSDGKTFKNICQFRAAQHKQGKGQTLTMVHPGPCKTKPVITYAPRDIVTTKGSDAIFSCEVSSYPLASVQWSKEGDVISFPADDSSTAVQARGGPRRFELTGWLQIQRVGPNDAGVYTCTARNAFGEVSASARLQVTHGGSQLNKEFRQKENGGYRISGEEENVDDEDYEGQPSGYMYL, via the exons ATGGCTTATTTACTAGTTATACTAGTACTGATGCTGGTTTCAGTATCCGAGCCATTCCATCTGGAGCGCCTGGGTCGTTTTGACTGGCAGAAGAGCCTTCGACCAGGTGAGGGATGCCCTAAAAAGTGCCACCCTGAGAGGTGCCCAGATGTTAGGCAGCTGCAAGGCTGTCCAGCCGGGCTTGTTCGTGACCAGTGCGGGTGTTGCTGGGAATGTGGAAACGACGAGGGGCAACTGTGTGACCCAGAGCCCCGGTCCGGGTCTACTTTCTACGGGCGCTGTGCTGAAGGTCTGCGCTGCAGAGCTCCTCGAAGAAACCCCACAGGTGAGCCCAGAGCCGTCTGCGTGTGCAGCAAGCAGGAAGCACTCTGCGGTTCTGATGGAAAGACATTTAAGAATATATGTCAGTTTCGGGCAGCCCAACACAAGCAAGGCAAAGGTCAGACGTTGACAATGGTGCACCCTGGACCCTGCAAGACAA AACCAGTTATCACTTACGCTCCCCGTGACATCGTCACAACCAAAGGAAGTGATGCTATCTTTTCCTGTGAGGTGTCGTCGTATCCACTGGCCTCCGTCCAGTGGAGTAAAGAGGGGGATGTTATTTCTTTTCCTGCTGATGATTCGAGCACGGCTGTACAG GCTCGTGGAGGTCCTCGGAGGTTTGAATTGACCGGCTGGCTCCAGATTCAAAGAGTCGGCCCGAACGATGCAGGTGTGTACACATGCACCGCCAGGAACGCCTTCGGAGAGGTGTCTGCCTCCGCCAGATTACAGGTTACACATGGAG GTTCTCAGCTGAACAAAGAGTTCCGGCAGAAAGAAAACGGGGGTTATAGAATATCAGGTGAAGAGGAGAATGTCGATGATGAAGATTACGAAGGCCAGCCGAGTGGATATATGTATTTGTGA